A single Lolium perenne isolate Kyuss_39 chromosome 6, Kyuss_2.0, whole genome shotgun sequence DNA region contains:
- the LOC127306057 gene encoding alpha-mannosidase I MNS5 — MPTRSPWSPRPAPGPVRLVAVALLLGALAGGAAASRSDGYGHARRQYMRNKVVEMFYHAYDNYMAYAFPHDELKPLTKGFTDSLSELGNLNLQHLPHDYNGSALTLVESLSSLVVLGNFTEFERGVSWLSENLIFDVDARVNLFECNIRLLGGLISAHILAKDYNSQLKGGVYQDQLLHLAENLGSRFLPAFETPTGLPYAWINLKHGVMENETTETSTSGCGSLILEMGALSRLTGDSRYEAAALRALRKLWSMRSSLNLVGSTLDVLSGKWIEYSSGIGAGVDSFYEYLIKAYILFGSDEYWDMFHSAYLAVQKYFRHGPWYHEADIRTGEATHWQLTSLQAFWPGVQTLLGDVAAANLSHREFYNVWQRFGVLPERYLLDYGILHPTEKYYPLRPEFAESTFYLYQATKDPWYLEVGEAIVGSLNYYTKVEGGFASIRDVSTMKLEDHQHSFFLSETCKYLFLLYDDSFLRNKNYIFTTEGHPLPVRSTWHEKFPRSDIPTNWTFVKNDNQPIRASALSSKVCPETIFRQNAGSPWESACHVPDVFPTHRCRADDDCGIESVTCKRRTCSMAGYCGLWLAVY; from the exons ATGCCCACGCGATCTCCTTGGTCGCCCCGCCCGGCGCCGGGGCCGGTGCGGCTTGTTGCCGTCGCGCTTCTCCTCGGGGCTCTTGCCGGGGGCGCCGCTGCCAGCAGGAGCGATGGGTACGGGCACGCGAGGAGGCAGTATATGAGGAACAAAGTCGTCGAGAT GTTTTATCATGCTTATGATAACTACATGGCGTATGCATTCCCT CATGATGAACTGAAGCCTCTTACCAAAGGCTTCACTGACTCCCTCAGTGAGCTTGGCAACCTAAAT CTTCAACATTTACCACATGATTATAATGGATCAGCATTGACACTAGTTGAGTCATTATCAAG TCTTGTTGTCTTAGGTAACTTCACAGAATTCGAGAGAGGGGTTAGCTGGCTTTCAGAGAACCTAATTTTCGATGTTGACGCTCGAGTTAATCTTTTTGAG TGCAACATAAGACTTCTTGGGGGGCTTATTTCTGCTCATATTCTTGCAAAGGACTACAACAGTCAGCTTAAAGGTGGAGTATATCAGGACCAGTTACTACATCTTGCTGAAAATTTGGGCAGCCGGTTTCTGCCAGCATTTGAGACACCTACTGGATTGCCGTATGCATGGATCAATCTTAAG CATGGAGTGATGGAGAATGAAACGACTGAAACAAGCACATCAGGGTGTG GTTCCCTTATCCTTGAAATGGGTGCATTGTCACGTTTGACCGGTGATTCAAGATATGAAGCTGCAGCTCTCCGGGCTCTTCGTAAGCTATGGAGCATGAGAAGCTCATTAAATCTTGTAGGCTCAACGCTTGATGTTTTGTCTGGCAAGTGGATTGAATATTCGTCAGGCATTGGTGCTG GAGTTGATTCATTTTACGAGTATTTGATCAAGGCATACATTCTTTTTGGAAGTGACGAGTACTGGGATATGTTTCACTCAGCTTACCTAGCGGTGCAGAAGTATTTCCGACATGGCCCATG GTATCATGAGGCTGATATCAGGACCGGAGAAGCAACACACTGGCAACTCACTAGCCTACAGGCCTTCTGGCCTGGTGTTCAG ACACTATTAGGTGATGTTGCTGCAGCAAATCTGTCACATCGTGAATTTTACAATGTATGGCAAAGGTTTGGTGTGCTTCCTGAAAG GTATCTGTTAGACTACGGAATTTTGCATCCTACAGAGAAGTATTATCCTTTACGTCCAGAGTTTGCTGAGTCTACATTTTATCTTTATCAAGCAACTAAAG ATCCTTGGTACCTAGAAGTGGGCGAAGCTATTGTTGGATCACTCAATTACTATACTAAAGTGGAAGGAGGTTTTGCTAGTATCAGAGATGTTTCAACAATGAAACTTGAAGATCATCAGCACAGCTTCTTTCTTTCGGAAAC GTGCAAATATCTTTTTCTACTTTATGACGATTCATTCTTGAGAAATAAAAATTACATATTTACAACAGAGGGCCACCCCCTTCCGGTAAGGAGCACGTGGCATGAGAAATTTCCTAGATCTGATATTCCCACCAATTGGACATTTGTTAAG AATGACAACCAACCGATTCGCGCAAGTGCACTGTCATCTAAAGTCTGTCCAGAGACAATTTTCCGACAAAACGCCGGCTCCCCGTGGGAGAGTGCGTGCCACGTACCAGATGTGTTCCCTACCCACAGATGCAGGGCTGACGATGACTGCGGGATAGAGTCAGTAACATGCAAGAGGAGAACTTGCAGTATGGCTGGCTACTGCGGCCTGTGGCTGGCAGTTTACTAG